The Bradysia coprophila strain Holo2 chromosome III, BU_Bcop_v1, whole genome shotgun sequence region ATTCTTGAAATGTCGATAAAAGTTTACcgtcaacgaaactgtacaagtgacactttatcccaactctctacatgccgtacagtcggaaatatctcaaaaatacgaaatttcaagatggccgccattttcttgaaatatcgaaaaaaatgttttccaccaacgaaactgtacaatCGACACTTTATCCTaactctctacatgccgtacagcaggaaatatctcaaaaatacgaaatttcaagatggccgccatgatcttgaaatatcgaaaaaagtcttccgtcaacgaaactgtacaagcgATACTTTTCCCAACTCTCCATAGCCGAAAATATCTaagaaatacgaaatttcaagatggccgctattttcttgaaatgccGGAAAAAGTTATCCGTCAACAAAACTCTATGTTTATCAATTTACTGCAACTATGTATGTGCCATATAGgcctaaatacaaaaaattcaaagaatttccaaGATGGCTGCTTTCCACCATTTTGTTGGACATTCTAACCctaaaacaaattccacattgaaacctgaaacctgaaattCCATAAtgatccaaaaattttgcgaacaaacaaatttttcaaattcataatttcGCGCACCTTTTATATGAAGCACGGCAACACCTAACTACTACACAATCATTACAATAGAAATGTAGCTGtcatatgaatgaaataatggCTTTCATATAAGTgtgttttttggttttttgcatgaaaatgttttaattaaatttacagaaattaaagtcgaagcattataatttgatcgattctattaatttttaaataattgtagttttcgaagaaatcatttcgaaaacattccagaataaaagcttacacatgcgcattagagctgtttactcgcggtatacctgcgggtaatccgttcaaatgcacgtgtctaagcttttatactgtaatgttttcgaaatgatttcttcgaaaactacaattatttaaaaatgaattaaatgagtagaatcgatcaaattataatgctccggCTTTAAGTAAAgaacttcaataaaatttattgatttgccgatgaaaaagtgttaagattgaattaatataatttttagcAAAAGTGCGAGCGCAGTTTTCGCAAACAGATGTAGTGGTTCGATACGTATATCAAACCCAcatgaaacatttctattaactcgaatatggaaaatgtgctgaaaatgtatgaagatGCTTCATTTCAAGTGATTTTCAAGTGGTGTTTTCTCCGGATGTAGACCACTGTTTTTAATGAtctatagctcgttgaactcgtattgacgagaactttcgtttgaacataattttttttttaacttggttcagtatggaaaagttaaaatgttcgcctatatataggttCCTTAGTCTCCCGttggttgttttcttttcttagggAGTCGACTAGCGTCACgaacctccgctatcgcttcggTTCATGATCGATGTAAGAAAGAgatattttcatgtgtcggggtcGAAAGTTGagtgagttttgagatttttctcgggttttcggcCCGAATCTCAAAATATCTGATGCGAGTCGCcttttgggaattaaacacaaagtgTCTTTGTGTCCAAATCTCATAACATCTGATACGGGTCGCTACATATGATCATGTTTACTTACATTGAAATATAATTGTTTCTCTACCAACTTGTGTACAAGTCCCAAAAAGCGACTGGTATCAGGTATCAGATATTTTGAGATTTGGACACAAAGACACGGTGTGCTTAATTCCCGAAAAACGACTAGCATCATATATTTAGAGATGTGGACACAAAGatactttgtgtttaattcccaaaaagcgAGTCAAGAAGAGACTCCCACAAAGTTATTTCTGATTTGGACTATCTTTTAGTACCATTCGTATGGTGCGAGGGGGACCGCACTgaatttgcaactcttttttcttGTGCAACTCTGTTGCAACTCTTTATTTttgcgtgcaactctttttttcagaTTGCAACTCTATGCAACTCTTTTCAGAGCTGGTCCCCCTCGGTAAGGTGGTCATTAAGCAACTTTTAATGAGTTATTTGACGCTCATGATATTTAGATGTATAAATGAACCTCATGTAAAGGTCTGACTTTGATCATGTGAAAGAACTGGGTTTTTTGTGCCGATTAATCAGTAACACCATGCTAGCTTTCGAGTATAAAGTATAAAGTACTCAAtgaaaagtactccgtgagagcagtgggagagcgagctgtcaagtaaacaaagcaaaaattgaaaaaaaaaaatttatctctcacacggagtacttttggtaagtggaaatcagcCCTAACTATATAAGTTAAGAATAGAAATACTTTCAGTTCTTCACTTtctactttcaaaaaaaaaaaaatattgtaagataagcgaaaaaaagactgctcaaattgcacagccagtaaaaaatcgatcttttcaaaaacagtaattacaataaataattgcGGCAATGTAAAAAGCTGACATCGCTGTTCATGGTTGACAGCTAAAGTTTGTGTGTtggtgtacaatgtacataatATACTATACTCTGGtctaaacaaaatataatatttctcaaatatttactttaattGAACGAATTGTGCAAAATTACTACAAAATGTCATTGGTAGATATTGATACTTGGTGCGTATTTTTACCACTTTCATCACAAAGAAAAGGGGTTGAATCGAAATTGCAATCTAAGACAACGCAATTTTGTTTGCTCCCATCgttgataataatttttatctaCTGATTTGAAGCTCTAAATATTTGAATGTTATCATCATGTGAGTCATGGAATGTATTCATGTCATTTCCGTTACAGGATTACTGAATTTGAGGCTTCGGAGAGACTCAGTCGGGATGTTCAAGCACAGATTGTCTACAGAAATAGTCAGGCAAAACTATCTGCAGAATATGCCAAGCTGTCAGCAACAATCCGTATCCGTTTGAAGCAGCTATCGGGCGAACTGGAGCAGTTGGACCAGAAActtgaacaaaattcagttACTGGAAAGATGTATGCACATCGTACCTAGCATAAGACATAACTCCTTTTCAAAACATAGGCAAACTCAATTCCTTTTTACTTTAACCGAATACAGGACGGTGGGTGAATCAAAACGACGTAAATTTCAACTAGAAACCTTACAATCCAAACTGATTGGATTGGAAACACAATTTCGAAACGTTGATGGTCCGTCCAGTCGCTCTCAATTGCTTCAAGGTACTTCGAGTCTGTGGgacgacgatgatgatgatgttccAATCATTAATTCAAACCCGTCGACCAATCCACAATCGGTTCAAAGTTTGCGCCAACAACAGATTCGTATTCTCGACGATCAGAACCAAGGCCTCGAATCGTTGTCCAAAATCATTACACGCCAGAAAGATTTAGCGCTGAAAATTGGCGATGAAGTCGATCTTCAAAACGGTTGGTAACAAAAAACGTGCAAAATGTTCAATTGGCGTCAATTGTGTATGTAAATTGCAGATATAATTGATGACTTGGCTGTTGATATGGAACGTACTGATGCGCGTGTAAATAGCGAAACAAGGCACGTTGGTGTGGTGACTCGAACCGACTCTACTTGGGGCTATTGGCTTACAATCATTCTTTTATTTGTTGCCATTATAATCGTTGCATTTTTGTAGTCGCATTGGCAAGTTCTTTTGTTCCAGTGGTACAGGTAtaattatcgttattttgtcAACCCaaagttacattttttaacaattaaaattgagaTTAAAATCTATGTGTTGGTTCTTACCCTGACAGATGTCTATCCTATATTCTGTTATCGATATGTTAACGATAAGCTCTGACTAATacggtcttatatagcaagaAGAATGTTAGatgtttaaaaatatgaaaaggttaattcaattgaagtaatagatccgacaGTAAACCTGCTGATGTCCTTGCAGTTTGTGAAAGTTTAGGTtcgtattttttaaatttaatcaaccGGAGCCTGGTTGCATTAAAATACATCACTAAAAGAATTGGTGAAGCTTCAACCGCCATTGCGAATATCGAAAGGGGAACGTTGCACGAAATTTCAACTCAACTTCAACTCATGCAATGCCGGTCTGGCCATACTGGGAGTGCGGGCGTCTCCTGAAGGGATTTTTCCATTATTGTATGAAAAACTTTGATTTATGGACTTTTCGTTGACTTCACGAGCCTTTCTCCGATGGGCCTTTTGATAGCCGTTCGGCACTGAGTTCATGTATTACTAATTATAGGCGTCGGTAGGCGATACTGAGGCAATTCGCGATACCATTAGTACAGTTTAAAGAGGAAAGAACACCAGCTACCGACTgagtcacaaaaaaaacatatctTCCACTGTCTTCGTGTACATTATGGAATTACTCCGAATTTCACGATCACACTTTGAAGCGTAAagctaaaataaaattgaatttacacaATGTACGACTGGTGTAATTTATTGAACGTTTCATTTTCtctacagattttttttttaaatcaattaattcaaaaacgCATAAAAAAACCATACCAGCGCCTCGTCGTCATACACTTCCAAGTTATGTTGCATTTATCGATCGATGGtagtttataattaaatttaatttaaagaaacaaaacatttacagCTGATTGGCGTATGGTACATTTGCCAGATATCCCACTGCTCCGACAGACCAATTGCCTGATGCAACTTTCTTAGCGGcctaaacaaaatttgttcggtcaattatttgaaaaacttgAAACTGAATATGTTTGATACTCACCGCGTTAACATCGCTTGATGTGATGGAATCGAGTAGTGAAATCACACCGGATGGACTTGTGACGCTTCCTGCTAGCAAAGCTTGTTGACCAAGGTCGGATAGAATGCCACTATCTGTGTCGTATACCGATAGATAAGCTGATCTCAGTTGTTCTTTAGCCCTGGTCACATCAGAATTCGATACTGAGCCTTGTTTCAATGCCTTAACGGCAGCTTCAATAGCCTACAATCAATCGGTCGATTAAAGTCACGAATAAATTCGAGTCATGCGTCAAGTGAATACCTTTCCGATATCGCGACCATCAGCTGTTAAAACGAAACCGAACAATCCATCGTCCGAATACGAAGCATTCAATGCGGTGAATCCGAATGGCTTGTCTCCCAAAGCGGACGAAACGAGTTTTCCCAAAGCGCCACCATAATTGCCACGCTTAGTTGCTGGTCCTGTTCCAGCTACTTGTTGCAAAACTGCAAATGCTAAAGCTTCCTTTGGATTAGCCCAACCAGCTCCCTGGGTACCAACAGCAACATGAGCTAAATCGCCTGACTTGTCTACGCGCAAATCGCCTCCGTAATATTTGGAAGCATTTTGATTTCCAGCGCCAGAATCAACACCCAAATTCTTAGCGTATCCAACCAATAACTGATGGTCGACGCCCACACCAACAACAGCAGCCCGGTTAGTTGTGTAGTTTGATGCTACGTAATGTTGCAATGTTTCCGGTGAAATTTTGCCGATATGATGTTTAGcacagaaaattgaatttcccaATCCAGATCGGAATGCAGCCCGATGTAATAGATCAACGGCACGGACTTGTGGTGTCACTCTAGCTAAGTCTTCTTTGACACGATATAAATTGTCGGAGATTTCCCACGGCTTGAAAATTGTGTGGCTTGACACatcgttcaaatatttgagACCAGTGTCGAGCTTATCTCTTGTCAATTCAACGTTGTATTCAATGGTTTCACGGTCAGAAGTGACAGACAGATTTCCGCCAACTTGCTGAATGTTTCGGGTTAAAGAGAACCCACTGGAATTGCTAGTGGATAGCCCAGCTGTAACTCGAAGCAAATGGGTTGCGCCAAGATTATCGTAATTTTCATTACGTGAGCCAGCACTAAAATGATACAATTTTGAGAAGCAACTCTAAAGTGTAATGTAATCGATTACCAACCGAAAGAGAACTGATACACGCGAAATTGGTGAGTTGGATTCAACGGATGCAACAACTAGCTTATTTGGTAAAGTTGTCGTTTCAACCTCGTAATTCTTCTTTGAGGCGACCTTAGCACCAGCTTGGGCAGCATATCCACGAGCCTGAAATCACAAAACACGGCAAATTGTAATTCTGTTGAAAAGATACTGCTGCATGCAGATTTGACAAGAGGGACCTTTACGTAACATCTTATGTACAGTACTTTGAAATCGTTTTCTGAGACGGTTCTTTGATAACAATTCACTGACAACAAAGATACTTACAGCAACTGTTCGTAGAAGTGGAGTTTTATGAGCAGTGCATGCCATTTTTCCGCagttttaatccaaaaaaatctttttttatcgatgggcacaaaatcgaaaaagatgTGATAGAACACTCTTTTCACAACGAAAAGCGCTGACAACTTGACGGATATAATGTCAGATCAGTGTTGACGGTGTCGCcggtaaaaaatttaaaaaaaataatcgagtAACGCATCtctacaaaataattaaaatgatgACATGATCACAAAGCATAGTTTTGACATTAGACTCAACCGTACCGTTTATTAACACTCGTCGCAGCTTCATCCTTCTCTCCAATCAACGTCAATCAACGAATACAACAGACTTAATTCCGAGCTGCGACAGTGCAATAACATTGAGATTTTTCGATCAAAGGTGAAGCTTAAAGTGATGAGTGAAACTGATTAGTGAAAGTGATGATTTTGCAGGCCCGAACTGGCCATACGGTGAATTTATGGGATTCCCGATatgccttttggatttttgcatgagaatttttaatttgtgggcctttttaaattgagttgcatggaacacccgatgggctttttcgagccagtccggcactgtgAGTTTGGACCGGTGTCGCCctattattttataaactgAGAACGATGACTTAAACTGTGATGTCTAACTGTGATGTGACCCCAGTCACAAtgcttctttcttttttgtttctgttaaACCTATTTAATCTTATATGACCTGTGATATCATCATCAATTGAGTAATGACGTAATGTAATCTTTctattgtaagaaaatttgttaatcTGAGCCCTTttttgtacttcaattttgtaGTGATAATAAAGAATTATTTATGGATGTAATGTTATGATGGTAGTGACTTATGGCCACTAAACACTAGAAATGTAGAGACTACAATTTCATTGAATCAATCCTCAAAACAAAAGGATATTGTCATTGTTACTTGTTTTTAGAAGATCCGAATGAAGATGATTTCAACTACTCGTTTGAGATTGGTGCCTCTAGAGTAATGTTAGTAACATGTGACTATTGTAGACTTTTAGTTTTAGCGAGTTTCCTTTTCGATCTGGCTTAGTGAAACTAAACTGAAATTACGAGATCATTGAAGTTGGTCACGAAGGCAGTGACAACCAAATTTTCTAGTGGCGCCTTTGAGGATTAGGAttagaaaaactaaaattaaaattaaaagttcgAAACACAAATCAAATCAGCGTCATGTATGGGTAATTCACGATGATCTCATATCAGAATgagttgaaatttgtttttcaattcacTTGTTCATCCACTGATTCAGGTGATTcactcaaaattttcttttagaacCAATTTATCTACGAATGAGTTAATTTATCAGCTGCTGATAACTCGATTTGAACACAGTTGACTGGGTTCACTTTAGCAAATTCAGTTGTAGCCAACTTGACGAAAATATCTATGTCATCCAGACTGAAACGTCTCtgaattattataattttcatgtttgacaGCGAAAAAACAAGATATTGCGGTCTGACGTTCAACTgtgtaaaaaaagttaaataaaagaTATTTGTAAAGTGCATTTTAACCGGAGACTTAGTggaaataacataaaaaaattatcagaaaattaaaacaacaaaGTGACTAATCGAAATGTCCTCATTCTTCAATGTTAGTGCATTGGGGGGTAATCCATTTTCAACCCCCGTTGGACAAAGAATTGgtaattattgaaaatatgcTACCTAGTATCGTTGTCAATGTGGATGTTAATACTACGTATTACTTTAGGGTATAATGAGATGACTAAAAAATGTTgagttgtgaaaaattatagTCCCTAATCCACagataatgtttttttttctcgtataCTGTCAcaagataataaaaaaatgttatgatTCAGCCAGTTTCAAAGGTGTATCGTCGGTCGCCTGGTTTGCGCTttgacttcttttttttgtgattatttATTTGGTGTTATTGCCTTGCTATCTTCTGTTTTAATTTAgataaaaaatacaaaaaaagataTTCAGGTTCATTAGAGGTTGATGTATTGTTTGTTCGTGCAAATAATCGTTAATGCAAAAGAAAGAAACCCTCCAATGTAATTGATATAAATATGTagccaataaaatgtaaacgaaaataaattggaaaattataaCTGATTGGTATAGTAGAATGTGTATAAGCCATATCGATGAGTAGTTTAGTAGACGAATTTAAAGCATGACTCAGCAGGTAAACAATTCCACACGTACATTGcgttataattttaaaattgttgtcaTTCGTAATTTTAGGATGGGTTATTTTCGTAGGAGGATTTACATGTGCACGTCTGTTGATCtgtaattttccatttcttgGGCAGACAGTTACAAATTGAAACGTTCAAAAGCTGGATTTACATTGTCATTATCAGCAACAACGGGTATATAACGAGATTCAAAATGTTCTCGCCGTTCTCATATTAGATAACAACTTTGAAATTTCTCCCACAACTACGTAGTTTATACCTATTTGAAGCAATAAACACTAGTTTTAATTGATGACAATATCTCATATATCAATTCATTACTGTAGCAATTGGAGAATCTATTTTACATAATATTATGTTCTAACGATTAGTCATTCATTTCGACGTAGAATAACTAAAACAGAGATGAGAAGTCCGAGATGAGAAGATAAAGAAACTTCATATTAGCATATTTAAACCCACTTCAACATTTATTGCGTATGGTCATGAAATTTCAGCTAAGTCTCATTTTATATGTATGTATGCATGTAAGTACGtatgtacaatcaaaacaaacattttccatacaGTAAAACCGGTTggttaataaaatattgttttgattttgttatgATCATCATGCCATCATGCTCCATTTATTCActataatttaaagaaaaatgtattctTTTGTCTCTCTTGAAGAAACGTAATTGAagtgaagaaaattgtttttgttattattgttgttgtggttgttttgttgttacaattcacaattttcgatttcaccAACGGAACGATAATTGGAAAGATTGCACAACAAACActtaaatgaatttctttcgattcGGTGTAAGACAATGTTAATTAAACGTTTGTTTGGATtcattatcacaaaaaaagaatgatgaaaatatatattctCGAGTGGTTTCCATAAACTTAAATATTTACATGGCATGTGGACGTTCCATTGTTTTTTTCCCTAGCTATCCAcactttaaatgaaaacagaaaGAAATGCTGTCGATCCATAGATACAAAGCTGTAAATTGTGTTGTTAGTTTTTCAATGATTGTCTTAAgttgtttcaataatttaaaaaaaaccctgAAGCGTACCACGGCATAATTATTATAAATCTGcgacttcttttgtttaaagtatcacCTAGTgttcgatacaaaatcttttacttcattcgctTTAACACTTATCTTACTTCTATAATACGACATATATACCCATAGGTCATTGCTTAGTTTTGACGTTGCTCTTGATAACAGACGTTTAgtcgtttctgaaaggttagATGCATGACTCCTTGAATAAGCTAACTTTCCTTATCCTATATTACAGAAGCGGAAATCTGAAATTTATTACAAAGGAAATTagattaataataaattatagaTTAATTGTGCCGTTCTTTTCGAAAAAGcttctttcgatttatttgcAAGTCGTAACTAGTTTATCCTAGATATATGCAGTAAAGGCTCACCTTTTTGGTTTAAAATACATATTTGgtcacaaaattttggtgATAATTATTAGGTCAAATATCATTCTTGTCATAATTGATGATTTTATCAAGTGTTCCCTCTTGGTAGTTATGCCAGTACTATCTTCAAGATATTTCAGTCTGCGTTTTAACtaaaaatgagaataaaagctccattcaaaaactttatttttcgttgttaaGAACGGCAAGCATCGTCCATGCATGCTTCGTAAATTATCACATGAACAGAAATAGTTATCGAGGGGAAAACTACGCGAGCAAACTCTGTCCCACCTGCTTCTATTGGCATACTGTTTCCTTATTTTGGTgtactttttttcttctattgaCGTACTATTTCCGTGTATTGGTCACCAATAGCAAATAGTACCTGTCCAGTATTTGCTCGCGTAGTTTCCCCCTCGAGAGTTCTCATATTTTACTCCGAAATGTATTTGGTTCGTGAATTTTTATCACGTTGAATACATctaacaaaaatcaaatatttccgATTCTTTAGTTATGGCGCTAGGTACTTGTTTGCCGCAAAGTTTTTGATCGGTTTATTGGAgataattgttttttattgcaGTACTTTAATTggatgtttgtttgttgttgatCTGTTGcgttattttttcaagagCCTGACTCCTCAATACAAAGATATAAATACATGGTCTTTTGGGCATTGTACGTTTGACCTTATAACCACGAACGTCGAACTATGTTAAGTAAACGTCCTGAGAATTAATTCGTACTTTGTTGGCAGGTCATTTCttctcatttcatttatataaaatcaatataaaataattaatgcaAACCGCCGTTGAAATGTCTGACAATGTTGCCGCGTAAGGCTTTTGAGAGACTATGAGTTGATTACAAATTTAAGAGTGGCGTGTACAGTAGAAAtaagtgaaaattatttacggCTGGAGGTTGTTGTTAACTAcaatttagtaaaattgactttttaattataaatcgATTAATTTTATGTCCACTCGTGTCAACGTAATACTTATACATATATTTCCAAACCATTGAACAGAAACACACCCATCTAACGTAGATGTATTGAAATAAttgatgaatttattttcgtgttAACAGAACAAGCAACAGATGCATCGTTGGCGTCTGAAAACTGGGCCTTGAATATGGAAATATGCGACATGATCAATGAATCTTCCGACTCAGCCAGGGATGCAATGAAAGCGATCCGAAAGCGATTGACACAAAACGCGGGGAAAAACTACTCAGTCATCATGTACACGTTGACCGTTTTGGAGACATGCGTTAAAAATTGCGGCAAAGCGTTTCACACTCTAGTCGCCAACAAGGAGTTCATTCAAGAATTGGTTAAACTAATTGGTCCGAAAAATGATCCACCGACAGCTGTCcaagaaaaagttttaaatttaattcaaatatgGGCTGATGCATTCAGAGCACAACCTGATCTGAACGGTGTTGTTCAGGTGTATCAAGAACTCAAAAACAAAGGTATCGAGTTTCCAGTAACAGACTTAGATGCGATGGCTCCTATTTATACACCACAACGGGTGAGATAAcataacattttcgttttcaattcaatGGTCAACGGTTTTTGGTTTTGTCAGAGTGTGCCTGAAGCAACGCCAACACCACCAATTCTTCTACCGACATCACCTCAACACCAACCAATTTCGCTGCCACCGGGATCTCCTGCAATCGCTGCTACAGGACCGATTGCCACAACACCTGAACAAATTGCTAAACTTCAATCTGAATTGGACATTGTTTCGATGAATATGTCGGTGTTAGGAGAAATGCTAACCGAATTAAAACCAGGACAGGAAGATCCATCTGACTACAAGTTACTCAATGATCTGACTCAGacatgcaagtgagtttttccATCGAAATAGATAATGTTTAGAGAATCTCATTCGTCATTGATTTCAGGGAAATGCAAGGACGAATCGTTGAGTTGATCGGGCGTATAAATCACGATGAAGTGACAGCTGAATTATTGCGCTTAAATGACGAACTAAATAATCTGTTTCTGCGTCATCAGAGATACGAAAAAAATCGTGATCCACAACATGCTACCACACCATCAGCGATTTTAGGCGTTGCAATGGGCGTACCGATTTCAAATGGTGAGTTTTCTGAGTTCTTTGAACAGAACAGACATTATTCAATCGCTAATGTTTTAGGCGAACGAGGCAAGGACTCCTTAATTGATTTAAGTGATGAAGCTGTTGGCGTGTCTGACGGACTACCAGCGAAATTCTCTGGATTAGGTTCGATGCAAAACAATTTCCTGGAAATTAGCCCGATTTTAATAGTAAATTTTCCACAGGCATTGGAACTGCATCATCTCAATTATCCAGTATTAATTCGGTGTCAGTTCAATCCGGCGCCCAGGCCAAAGACGTTGACGAATTCGATATGTTGGCCCAATCAAGAAATACAAATATCGATGCAGCAAAACCGTCGTAAGATTATTAACATTCAAATTGATAGTCAGTGTCGTTTTTaagtcaaattttctttcttcccAGACTCATCAAAGACCATACGCCCGGAGCATCGGCAcagaaaaaagtaaattcatCGTCTGAGGTAGTTAGTATTCTAGTAAGTTTCCTATGGCTTGGGTCCATttcatttgtaaatattttttcgtttttttcttttacgtttttattcaattttgtgtgCGTGTGTCGCAAAAGTAGAGTGTGTCGTGGTTTGCAGTATACATTTTTTAAGTTGCAAGCACTCCACTCCAACAGGTTTTTCACATGCTATCGACAGCAGCGACAAAAGTAAGCGATAACTTCTGGTTAACGTGGTCTGATAGCTAAATGTGTACTAaaacgaataaattaaaagattttgtatcaagcaCTGTGTGGTGATACATTCAA contains the following coding sequences:
- the LOC119077692 gene encoding syntaxin-8 — protein: MSLVDIDTWITEFEASERLSRDVQAQIVYRNSQAKLSAEYAKLSATIRIRLKQLSGELEQLDQKLEQNSVTGKMTVGESKRRKFQLETLQSKLIGLETQFRNVDGPSSRSQLLQGTSSLWDDDDDDVPIINSNPSTNPQSVQSLRQQQIRILDDQNQGLESLSKIITRQKDLALKIGDEVDLQNDIIDDLAVDMERTDARVNSETRHVGVVTRTDSTWGYWLTIILLFVAIIIVAFL
- the LOC119076810 gene encoding cytochrome b-c1 complex subunit 2, mitochondrial, whose product is MACTAHKTPLLRTVAARGYAAQAGAKVASKKNYEVETTTLPNKLVVASVESNSPISRVSVLFRAGSRNENYDNLGATHLLRVTAGLSTSNSSGFSLTRNIQQVGGNLSVTSDRETIEYNVELTRDKLDTGLKYLNDVSSHTIFKPWEISDNLYRVKEDLARVTPQVRAVDLLHRAAFRSGLGNSIFCAKHHIGKISPETLQHYVASNYTTNRAAVVGVGVDHQLLVGYAKNLGVDSGAGNQNASKYYGGDLRVDKSGDLAHVAVGTQGAGWANPKEALAFAVLQQVAGTGPATKRGNYGGALGKLVSSALGDKPFGFTALNASYSDDGLFGFVLTADGRDIGKAIEAAVKALKQGSVSNSDVTRAKEQLRSAYLSVYDTDSGILSDLGQQALLAGSVTSPSGVISLLDSITSSDVNAAAKKVASGNWSVGAVGYLANVPYANQL